The DNA window CGCGATCCTTGGAAAAATCTATCTTTACAATAATAAAAAAGACCTTGCCGCGGCACAATTTGAAATGGTTAATGGAACTCCGGGGCAGACCAGTCAGTACGGTTATCGGTTGGTAAATAATTTTGCTGATCTTTGGGTTGTGGATAATAAATTTACTACGGAATCTATTCTTGAGGTAATGCATACTAATGCAAGTAATGCCGACTGGGGATTTTGGGGTTCGGGAAAAGATGAAGGGAACTCTGTAAATCAAATGGTAGGAATTATTTCTTACGGAGTCAATTCTCAACTTCCAAATAACGATGCTCCGAGCATTCACAAAGGCTGGGGATTCAATCCTGCAACAGAAGATCTATTCAATTTTATGCAGGGAGACCCCCGTTTAGGAGCAACCATTTTTAATGCTAAAGCATTGGTACAGCAAAATAAGGTTACTTACTCTCCTGGATTCAGAGATACAGGGTATTTCCTAAATAAATACTTACCCAGAACATCAGATGAGACGACTTTACCTGGAGTTGTGGAACTAAATTTCCGTCAGGATTATATAGCTATTCGGTTAGCAGATACCTATTTAATGGAAGCAGAAGCCCTTGGTGGTACAGGCTCAAGAGCACAGCTTTTATTAGATGCAGTAAGAGCAAGAGTGGGATTAGCTTCCGTCCCTGTTTCTATGCAGGCTATTAAAGATGAGAGAAGAAGGGAACTTGCAGGAGAAGGACATCGCTGGTTTGACTTAGTTAGATGGGGAGATGCTCCTTCAAAACTTGGTTCAAGAGGGTTTACAGCAGGAAAGAGTGAAATTCTTCCGATTCCTTTTAACGAACTGACTAATACTGCTTTGAAACAAAACCCTGGTTATTAATCTAAATCTAATTAAAGTATGATCGCTAAATTTATCAATAAAGGACTTTTGCTCAGCTCTGCCGTGTTTTTCCTGGCCAGCTGTACACCGGATACCATCGATGGTGATGGCAACGGTATCATGCCTTCCGCTGCAGATGCTTCATTCAAAGTGACCAAAACAGCGGAAAACAGGTAT is part of the Chryseobacterium camelliae genome and encodes:
- a CDS encoding RagB/SusD family nutrient uptake outer membrane protein, translating into MKNKRFIYKSVSVLMLAGIGFGTTSCNNGNLEDVQNTGTFDSNNYFQNEEQSFSGLVATYDMLRKYSGGFENMVTFFNAASDDFYSGGGNSSDGAGIQGFSNYTINPIIMPASYWKDYYQGIAKANLLLDRIPNANMNDQVRRRFIAEAKVLRSLYYFELLRMFKNIPMVLKPILATDDYYNIPQAKPEDVYNQIEADILSSINDLPATISSANKAELGRITQGSARAILGKIYLYNNKKDLAAAQFEMVNGTPGQTSQYGYRLVNNFADLWVVDNKFTTESILEVMHTNASNADWGFWGSGKDEGNSVNQMVGIISYGVNSQLPNNDAPSIHKGWGFNPATEDLFNFMQGDPRLGATIFNAKALVQQNKVTYSPGFRDTGYFLNKYLPRTSDETTLPGVVELNFRQDYIAIRLADTYLMEAEALGGTGSRAQLLLDAVRARVGLASVPVSMQAIKDERRRELAGEGHRWFDLVRWGDAPSKLGSRGFTAGKSEILPIPFNELTNTALKQNPGY